Part of the Microbacterium sp. Clip185 genome is shown below.
CATCTCGAACACGTCTGGGAGGGCATGTCGGCGGTCTTCGACGAGGACCCCGCCGGTCGTGACCGGTTCCTGCGGGTGCGACGGCTCATGCGGGAGAACCCGCCCTTGCTCGCTGCCGGACTCGCCCGCGATGCGCAGCTGTCCGATCGCATCGCTGCGGCTCTGAGCGAGTCCCTGCCCGATGACCTGGGCGCGCGCGCGGTAGCCGCCGTGTTCTCTCTCGGTATGCGTCTGAGCTTCGACGAATGGGTCCGTCGCGCAGATGGGGACCCTCGGCATCCGCCGTCCTTGACCGAGGTCTATGCCGACGTGCGTGCGGCACTCGCCCGCACCCGCGGCACACTGTCCTGAAGGACAGGTCGATCCCGTCCCGCGGCAGGGGGTGCTCGCGCACTGCCGCGGCGAGGCTCGAGTCATGGATACCCCCACCCCCTCACCACAGTCCACCTCCAGCTCGCGCCGACGCGTGCGGACGACGATCGCCGCGGCGGTCGCCGCCGTCGTGGTTGGCGGCGCGCTCACGACGGGCGGAGTGCTGCTCGCCGCCGACCGATCCGCATCCGCTCCCGCCTCGTCCGCCCTCGAGATGCGCATGCAGTCCCTCGTGGATGCGGGCTATCCCGCCGTCCTCGCGGCGGTCACCTCACCCGAGGGCGAGGTGACCGATGTCGCCGTCGGCGAGGGCGACCTCTCCACCGGCGACGCGCCTCCGGTGGACGGCGAGGTGCGCATCGCGAGCAACACGAAGATGTTCGTCGCGACCGTCGTCATGCAGCTCGCCGACGAGGGCCGCATCGACCTGGAGACTCCGATCGACTCCTATCTGCCCGGGCTGATCACGGGTGAGGGCATCGACGGCACGAAGATCACCGTCCATCAGTTGCTGCAGCAGACGACCGGTCTCCCGGAGTACGCCGACCAGATCGCGGCGGACGCCTTCGGCGCGCAGCACACCTACACGTCGCCGCGCGACATGCTGGAGATCGCCCTCAGCCGCCGGGCCGACTTCGCACCCGGCGAGAAATGGGAGTACAGCAACACCAACTACCTCGTCCTCGGGCTCCTCGTCGAGGCGGTCACGGACCGAGCGATCGGACAGCAGATCGACGAGCGCATCGTGCAGCCGCTGGGCCTGCAGCACACGTACTTCCCCGCGCCCGGAGAGTGGACCCTGCGCGGCGCGCATCCGATCGGGTACCACGCCGACGTTCCCGGCGAGTTCCGCGACATCTCCGAACTCGACACCTCCTTCGCTTGGTCGGCCGGCGCGATGGTTTCCACCCCGGCCGAGCTGAACGCCTTCATGCAAGCGCTGCTCGGCGGGGATCTGGTCAGTGAGACCGCGCTGGCCGAGATGCAGACAGCCGTCCCCGCCGGCGACGAGCTGTGGCCGGAGGCGGCCTACGGTCTCGGGCTCCAGCGCTATCCGTTGAGCTGCGGCGGCGAGGCGTGGGGTCACGGCG
Proteins encoded:
- a CDS encoding serine hydrolase domain-containing protein; this translates as MDTPTPSPQSTSSSRRRVRTTIAAAVAAVVVGGALTTGGVLLAADRSASAPASSALEMRMQSLVDAGYPAVLAAVTSPEGEVTDVAVGEGDLSTGDAPPVDGEVRIASNTKMFVATVVMQLADEGRIDLETPIDSYLPGLITGEGIDGTKITVHQLLQQTTGLPEYADQIAADAFGAQHTYTSPRDMLEIALSRRADFAPGEKWEYSNTNYLVLGLLVEAVTDRAIGQQIDERIVQPLGLQHTYFPAPGEWTLRGAHPIGYHADVPGEFRDISELDTSFAWSAGAMVSTPAELNAFMQALLGGDLVSETALAEMQTAVPAGDELWPEAAYGLGLQRYPLSCGGEAWGHGGDIPGTQTRNAVGPDGTAVTVAVTALPWAVVPQDDQKVLLDQYRIVVDALDATLCER
- a CDS encoding TetR/AcrR family transcriptional regulator, with protein sequence MARTIAAAAVDLFEEKGFSATTIDDIAAAAGISRTTFFRHSATKEAAVLVDDAGLEAELLAAAGAADTDPLAHLEHVWEGMSAVFDEDPAGRDRFLRVRRLMRENPPLLAAGLARDAQLSDRIAAALSESLPDDLGARAVAAVFSLGMRLSFDEWVRRADGDPRHPPSLTEVYADVRAALARTRGTLS